The Setaria viridis chromosome 9, Setaria_viridis_v4.0, whole genome shotgun sequence sequence GAAAGGTTGGTGCAACTAATGGGAAGGGGGCATATAAATTAGTGGCGGGTAATACGGAGTATGATTtttagttcaatttttttttctcgtggAGGAAATTAGGAGTGGGAGTTTAAGTGAGACTAGATACACTTTTGTTTGATGTGAGGGTTTAGAAGTGGGAAATTATATCTTTAAGTCATGATAAACGGTATAGATGCATTCATCAAAATAAATTCTCACCTAATTTCCACCCCTCCCCCGAAGTGACGGGTGGAAGTTACCCTTTTAACTCCCATTCTCCATCCCATTAAAACTTCCATACCCACCAAATAAACAATATAATTTTAATCTTCTTTGAACTCCATTTTCTTTCCACCGattctctccaaccaaacaagccGTTGGTGGGGTCTTTTTATGGAGACGACAGCGACAAAATGGCCGGCTTCATTTTCTGGGCCAAAGCACTAAACTGGGCCTATTGCCGCAAATCGGCCCACGCGACGCTAAAACGctcgcctccgcctgctcggaTCCAGCCGTTCGTTCGCGATCCGACGGACGCCATGACCCCAGGGGTGGagggtaaatgaaataccgtccacccccgccaCACCGGACTTGTCCTCCCCACCGCCCTCCGCCGGGTCAGGGAGCCGCCGTGCCGGCAGTGAGAGAACGCGGTCGTCCCTGCCGCACGGAAAGCAGGCGCCTCGCAGATTCAGCTCGACCCGTTCCGGCTGGGATTTTCCGGCGGGTCAAGATGGGCGTCAGAAACGGCGGCCTGGCAACAACGGCATCAGGCGCCCGCGGCGTCATGAATATCCCGGTTGAAGGCTGAGTGTACCAAGGAGTCGTCGTGGTCATCCTATGACCGTGCACGGCGGtctcgcggccggcgccgcgcgcggtCCATCTTTGGCGCGCCGGTGCGCCGCGACAAACTGGACGCGGCAACTGATTTTCCTGGCCTCGGCATCGAGCTGGGCCGAGTCTATTCGGCCACGTATCGGCCCACACGACGCTCCGCTCGCCTCCGCCTGATCAGATCCTGCCGCTCGTTCCCACTCAGACGATTCTTGTGAccccaggggtggacggtaaatgaaataccgtccgcCCACCCGGACGGTGAACGAAATTCCGCCCACGCTTGATGCGCTCCCCTCGCGACGGCCACCGCCCTTCcggccgccgtccaccggctTGCTGACCGGAGCTGGAGGTGAGAACGCGGTTGTCCGGCCGTGCTGATGGCGAACTCCTACGATCGATGCGCAGACTCTATCGGATCCTCCGGCTGGGCCTTGCCACCACGCAGACGGTGGCGTGCCTGTAAATTTCGAGtgcctcgccgcgccggcgcgttcTCACCAGCCGCTAACTCCGCTGCCACCGCCGTTGCAGTCGAAAGTAAGAGTCCAGGCCACCGCCGTTCATCCCGTCGCACACGTGAAGGCCTGAATCGCACGGGCACCAAGCGCTCTCGGGCAGCATGAGTTCGTGGCACGCGCGCCGGTCGAGAGCCGGGGCCGCCAAACAATGCCGTTCACCCCGGAGCTCACGGCAGCGCGGTGCGCGGACCGTGACGTCCTAGTGGAGGCACAGGCAGTGAGAAAAGTGCGGGGAGCACAAGTGGGAAAATCTCAATCAAACTAGGTGAGTTGACTCGAGGTGAGTTGACTCGAGAAATCTGCAATTCTGGAAGCAGCATATACAGGCGGTCCCAACCCATAGTGTCAAAAGGTGATGTCTAGAAGAGAGATAAAATAATTAATGAATATGTAGACACTATCTCCCTAACCCATGGTGTCAAAGGTGATGTCTAGTACCTTGATGCATGTATAAGGATCAGCTGTGGCAAATATATGTATAGCCATCAGTACATACTTGATAGCCTATCGACAAATCAACAAGTACACAGCACACACATTCATCTGCATAAGATATGACTTCAAGGCAACTAAGTTTTCAAGCAACCATTCACAGCGTAGCCGTATGCACACATTGGCATCAAAACTCAGTACACACATAACATCAAAACGGCCTTCCATTTGGAACAAACATAGGAAAATAGGTTCACAAGCATTACAGCAGGTGATAGATAGCACTGCCATTCGAGTACATAGTAATTAAGGTAGTCTCTCAAGTCTCATGATCAGACAAAACATAATTAGAATTTACACTAcaaaattttgaatattttAATACTATTGTATCCCCAACAAAGCAAAATTCAAGTTTCTAGCTCCGCCCTTGTGGGGGCTGCCCTTAAAGAGGGACCCCAAATGTTATTCGTATCATTCCTCGGATCAGTAGATGATACGGACACTTCTCACAAAAAATATCACATCCATATTTcatacaacttttattaataatTTACATAAGATTGTAAAAGAGAAAGTACACTACTAATACTACAAGAGTGGCCATAGCCTCAACCTTAATTATACAGCGGAGTTCTACGCAGTGTTCCCAAGCCTACAGGCGGCTTGACTCCTATGGCTGATCCTCAAGACCCTCATCTTTTTCACCAGCTACTTCTTCctctgaagaaagaaaggaaggggaaGCAAGCGTGGGCACCATATAATAGGTACTCTGCTAATCCTACATTTGTTGTATTATTTCATGCAAGTTTTCAAGGAATAGTTGCGAGTTTGCCTGAAAGGTAGTGTATACTGTAGTTTGATTCTGCAGATtccttgctctgcttctgttcTAGATATTCAGAGTTTGAGCTTTGTAAGGAAATTAATTTCATCTCATAACTGGATATATACCTGGTGTACAATGATGCTTTGTcgaaattattattattattacacTATGAGTTGATATGTTGCTGGTTCTTGTGCATATATGTTTGCATGTATACTGCAGTTTGATTCCGCCGACTTCCTGATTTGCATCTGTGCTAGATATTTAGAATTCAAGCTATAACTGAATGAACTGCACGACGACtttttttattaaaagaatCAATTTCATCTTATCTATATAGAAACCTGGTCTACAAGGATGGTTTGACGAAATTGTCTCTTTGATACTGTACGTGTTGTCGTGTTGATCAGATTTTGGTTCTCTCATTATGTATGCAGTAAAAGAAAATACAAattccagggaaaagaaagaacAGTAAAAGAAATACTCATTGGGCCCGATAGGGAATTATGAAGACTATAAAAGTTCACTATAAAGACATAGTAAGATAGCAACCTAAATGAAATGATCATATTAGATTATAAATATTAGGTATCCACCCGTATTTACTAGTAACATTAATAAATATATAAGTCAGGTCTATGAGAAAGTTaaaaaacaatttttttaaaaatagccCATGGATCAGACCCATATAATAAAAGCCCACAAAGAAGCAAACGAGTGAATTCTAAAAATTGTAGCCCACGAATCAGGCATACAAATTAGCCCAACAAAGGCAAAGTATGAGCCCTGTAAATGAAACAGCCCATGAGTGAagccaataattttttttttgagaacgAGTGAAGCCAATAATTGCATACGAATCACCAGCCACATCCGACGGCTCGAATTCGAGCAAGCAGGCAGCGGCAAAATTTGAGCGCCAGCTATATTCTGGGACCGAGTGTATAAAAACGTGTGCCCCAAACTAAAGATATTTTAACTTAGATAAAATCTATAATTTTGTATTTTAAGTTTTAAGACAGAGGAAGTATTTACTtatgataataatttttgtattAGATAGATGGTATATTATCAGTAGGTCAAAGTTTCATCCTAATGAACAAACTGAATTATGTTTTGTAATTTTATGCGAGGGAGCAATATCACATCAACTTTGACAAGTTTTGATGGTTTGGTCAAAATCGCGGTTGGATGTCTAAAATTGGCAATATTTCTTCAAAATTGTATATGAGTGCGCCACGGGTCATTTTTCTGCTGGCATCACCCTAGCTTGATACCAATTGCTATAGTTTCCAAATGAGAACTCCGAAGGAGTGAAGGTTAATAACTAGAAAACTGAAAGATGCGATTGGTTAGTCCACTTCTGTGAGTTTTCCATACTCAGTCAAGCTCGGTTCCTTCGTGTAGCGGTTAAAGGTGCATCTGCTTACCGTTATATTTCCGCACTGTTTCGCCTTCCTGTCTAAATGGACACAATGCTAGGTAATAATTAATCCCTCTACGTCTAAattcataataaaatttatgaacttataaaaataaaaataacctataatttgaaacaaatGGCGCATGTTCCTTACATCATTACATGGCAAAAAAACTCGTATAAAGATTCTTTATTCAAACAGCACAAGAGACCATCTCCTGTGACATACGTAAATACATGGCATGAGACCGAACATACACGTGCACCATCACACACTAGCAATGCAATACTAGATGACATCATAGACAAGGCCACTACTATGTATCAGTACATCACCTCTTTCTTGCTCGCATTCTTGGTAGTAGCTTCACCGCCGTCAAGGGCAACGGGCTTGCCATCGTCCCCGGTGCCCGCAGTGAATTCCACGCGCTGGCTCTCGAAGATCAGACCAGCAGAGCCATCCGTTTTGATATCTGAGCGGCGCACCACATAATCCCTGGCGCCATTGGGCACGGACGAAACTACCCCAAAGACCCAAACCCATCCGGCTCGTTGAACGGCTCATTGAAGGACTTCACCGTTCCCTCCAGCCTTGCTTGAGCCGCCATTGATCAGACACGGTGCTGCACCTATTCTTCACAAGTACGATGAGGGCTTGGCTTGTTGTTGGAGTAGATGATGTATTGATGCCACGAGTAGCTAGAGGCATTATATAGAGCGTGGAGGATGGAGGCGATGATGTTATAGCCACCAACCGGTGGTGACAAGGAGCATCATTGCCGGCTTCAGAATCGATGGTGAAAACAGATATCATCATCGGTTCAATTGAAATCGGTGGTGATGCCTATCCGTGGTGATAGGCATCAAGATAAAAAGAGGAGGTTGGCAGAGGTCAGTGACGGGCCAAACCTTCCTACTGGCAATTATTGACAGGTCATTAACGATTGTGTGGCCGCGTGATTGCATTTGGCACATACAGCTCTCATGTACGGCGGGGACGACTTAAACTTGGTCATAAACATTGGTGGACAGGTTTGCAtgttactcccttcgttccaaattgtaggtcattttaattttcttggaaagtcaaaacatttcaagtttaaccaaatttatacaacaaggtactaacatttattatacaaaataagtactattagattcttcattaaatatatctTTTCTATATATTTTCGGTGCCTTAAATCTTTgtaatcctctctataattttgatcaaacataaaataatttaactctctaaaaaaattaaaatgacctacaatttgaaacggagggagtaagtatCGCGGACTTgcgttcatcttcttccttttgttCTTCCATTATTTATTTTTGCTTCTACTTTCCCCTCTTCGCAATCTTGTCCGATTTGTTTTCTGGCTGTCATTTGTGTTCGTGAATAAGCTTCTTAGCTGCCAAATTTGATCCCTTttttatctttccactctttccCATCTAATTCACAGCTGCTTTTTATATAACATAATGTATATAATgtaaataaaattattaattataactaTAATCGGTTTCTATACATTTTTTTATCTTTCCACTCTATCCACTCTTTCTCCCAATAATTCTTTCCAATACGTCTCAATAATAATATACAATTCCTTAACTAATTTTCAAAGTTTATACATGTCTAGCTTCTTTTTTGGTTTCTATGCCTTGACCTCTTGCTTATGTCCGGACACAATTTAGCCCAATTTTCCGGTCCCTTCCTTCCTGGTAGTTGAAGCGACGCACAACCTCGCAAGTAGTTTTCCCCAACAAAGTGTCGATACAATAGATGTCAAAAATTTTGAACTGAGAATTTCCTGTGTCAATGAAACAGTGGTGCTTTATGTTGTATTCATTACTCCATTGGATGTGTTTAGCATGTTcaagacaaaaaaaatcctaattcATTCTGGTGATTGGAAGGTGGATAAAGATGGACGTGATGTGCAGTTAAGAGAGGGGCAGCTTTCTTAAGCATGGGCGTCAACAAGCTGGGCCACACTTGTACAATAATGTACTATGCATTATCATAAATCTACCATTTCTGTATTCGGTTTTGAGTTCATTAGAAGGCTCCGCTTGAGCTCATACTAGCTCGGAAAGGCATCAACACCTCCGAAGTCTAAACACAAAGCTCAATTCTAAAGTCACTCCTGAACGCTACCCAGGTGGGAGAAACAAACACAACCAGTCCACCACATCCATGTGCAACTGGGAGCACACCTTGTCCTGATGCCACATATTGCTCCAGAGCAACCAGTTAGCAGACAGAAGCCAACAATGTTCAGAAAGTTCACATAACAAAAGGAGGCTTCAGAGAAGCACCATCGTGTAGCTCTGCATTGATTTTTGCAACGCCATAGATGCAGAGCCTTCCATCTGCGTATTGCCATATTGGGATTGATGATCAGGGATATTGTAGAGGTGCTCCAGCTCCACCCGGATCTTGTTTAGTTCCATCCAAACttccaattttgacactatgcaaaaagaagattccccgtcacatcaaacttgcggtacatgcatggagtactaaatgtagacgaaatcaaaaactaattgcacagttttgttgtactttgagcctaattagtcaatatttagacaataattcacaaatacaaacaaaacgctacagtgtgctacagtgctacaacagtaattttggacaaccaaggcaactaaacaaggcccggGTTGCAATTCGGGGCCTCGATCAACTACCAGCCCATGAATTTGCATTCCATGTCTCTTCTGCTAAATACATGCATACAGGTCGCGACTCTTActtttctttatcttttaaTAACTCGGAGCGTACAGCTTGAACTTGTCTCGTGTATTTGTTTTGTTGAGAACATGCTGtaaaagctactccaaaaattTGAGACCAGCCGTGTTGACTCCCGGCTATACAATACAAGCATGAAGCATAAACAATCTTGGCTGCATAGGTGCTGTCGCGGAGCATCCGTACCGTGCACAAAACCTTCAAGCTGTTTACATGAGTTTTCAAgcgtaaataaataaataatcaatccgacGACGAGCGAGTAGAGAGAGGAAAAACGAAAATTCGTAGACGAGCAGCGACGTCAGCATCAGCAATTCAGAATGGGCCTCAGCCCGCACGGCCCGCGCCGCAACCACCCCGATGCGGCGGGCGTGGGCCCCGTGATCCGATCCGAGACGAAGCTTCCGCGAAGCAGCAACGGCCATCTCTtcgctgctgctgcctcctcaAAAACCGCCATCTCTTTCTCTCACTTCTCTCCCTCCCCACCGTCCCACGACACCACGCATCTCGTCTCAATCTCCCCACCAACGCAACACGCAGCAATCTGCTGCAATCCCCCCCCCACCACCATGACCCCGCCTCTCCCGCCAGATCCGATCGAGCCGTGCCCGCCGCCGATGGACGCCGCgctcccggccgccgtcgtcgctacCATCCTCTCCCGCCTCGACgtccgctccctcctcctcgccgccgccgcctgccggggCCTCCGCACCTGCGCCTCCCACGCGCTCGccttcctcccctccttccACCTCCTCGTCCGTACCCCCGCATCCCTCTGCGCCTTCTCACCTTCGCTTCTCCCCGCGTCTGAGAGACTAACGCGCTCCCCGTTTCCGTTGTTTTGGGTGATTTGATTCAAGGAGGTGGCGCTGACGCATGACCTGCTGcgcccgctgctgccgccgaaCCCGAGCCTGCGGAGCCTGCGCCTGGACTGCGCTCGTCTCGAGGACGACGCCATCGGCTGCCTCGCGCGCTCCAGCCTGCACGAGCTGCTCCTGCTCAACTGCGACAACATAAGCGGCCGACTGCTCTGTGAGCTTGGCGCCACCTGCAGAGATCTCAGGTACTGTTTTCTCGATTATACTACTATCCAATGCACTACCTTCACTATTTGCTTGTACGGCATCCGTTCTGTTCGTCTCAGTACTTCAGTTGTGCGGTTTGATATTACCATATTGAATGCACATTTTCTTACACACGCAGGGTGCTTTCTCTCAACTCTCTTGGTGAGCGTAGGGGGCTGGTGGTAAATTTCTCTGATCTACAGGAATTGCTCAATGGGTGTTCTCAGCTAGAGGTATGTTAAAACTTATAGCTGGTTGATTTCGTAACTAGTGTCTCGACAGATTAGTGCAATCGTTCTTTAATTTCTTTACACAAATTGAGGAAACCATGCAGGTCAACTCCTAGTGTTTAATTGTCCAATTAATTAACTAAAGTCAACGTATATAAAAAATGTCTATGGTTTACATACAGAGATCTGTATCTTGTTTTACATGTTAGTTTTTGCCAGAGCCACCCCCCATAATGTTTATGTGAATCATCAATCATTGTTGAGCGTGATCAGACTGTACTTTGAATGCATACCTTTACTGATCTAGAATTAGTCTGACATTGTTTCTTTGTACACATTTCCAGTCACTGAGATTGGAACTTGATTTCTCAACTTTTGACGACCCCAACTTTGGTCATGTGTGGGCGTCTGCTTCCCAAAGGCTATCGTCCCTTGAGATCGGTTATATTCCAATGATAATGTTGCTTGAGTTTCTGACTGCTGTTGTGGAAGCACGACAACACATGGATTATGTTAAGGCACCGGTCTTCTTTCCTAGCCTTCAAAAGCTATGCCTCACTGTGGATTTCATAACGGACCATTTGATTGGTTCCATATCAGTTGCCCTTCCATCATTAACACATCTGGACCTGCAAGATGCACCAATTATTGAGCCTACATCAGCATCAGATCTCACAAATGCTGGCCTGCAGCAAATTAATCCACATGGCAAactgaagcatatttctctgaTGCGAAGTCAGGAGTTTTTAGTAACATCCTTCCGGCGAGTGAATGATCTCGGAATCCTGCTAATGGCTGACAAGTGCTCAAATCTTGAGAGTGTATGTCTGGGTGGTTTCTCGCGTGTTACGGACACTGGTTTCAGGGCAATCATTCACTCTTGTTCTGGTCTTCATAAGCTTAGGGTG is a genomic window containing:
- the LOC117838386 gene encoding F-box/LRR-repeat protein 10, which translates into the protein MTPPLPPDPIEPCPPPMDAALPAAVVATILSRLDVRSLLLAAAACRGLRTCASHALAFLPSFHLLEVALTHDLLRPLLPPNPSLRSLRLDCARLEDDAIGCLARSSLHELLLLNCDNISGRLLCELGATCRDLRVLSLNSLGERRGLVVNFSDLQELLNGCSQLESLRLELDFSTFDDPNFGHVWASASQRLSSLEIGYIPMIMLLEFLTAVVEARQHMDYVKAPVFFPSLQKLCLTVDFITDHLIGSISVALPSLTHLDLQDAPIIEPTSASDLTNAGLQQINPHGKLKHISLMRSQEFLVTSFRRVNDLGILLMADKCSNLESVCLGGFSRVTDTGFRAIIHSCSGLHKLRVSHGSHLTDLVFHDIIATSLCLTHVSLRWCKLLTDVGIERLSFNKDLNVLDLRDCRSLGDEAVRALSCLPKLQTLSLDGTDISDEALKYLGLGTCPLTSLSLRGCRKLTNDCIPLLFAGSVKQSLQVLDISRIPSVTDDGIMLLARSRTPLIELRMRENSKIGDAAVMALASMQVDGGTHGSSLQLLDLYDCGGITPLATRWFKKPYFPRLRWLGITGSLNRVMVDALARSRPFLHMACRGEELGTMLWDTYSDWYRHNDDDMDELEQWLLDGEPVSDDDTIMEE